The DNA segment TCTCCACATTTGCAAGATTGGGCACGTGAAGGTGTATTATTATTAAATACAGTGCTTACCGTTCGCCAAGGAGAGGCACATTCTCATCGTAATATCGGATGGGAAGTATTTACGGATGCTGTGATTAAGACCATTTCTGAACAGTTGAATAATGTTGTGTTTATTTTGTGGGGTAAACCTGCGCAACAAAAGATTAAATTAATTGATCAAACGAAACACCATATTATTAAATCGTCGCATCCCAGTCCGTTATCAGCTCATAGAGGTTTTTTAGGATCGAAACCGTATTCTAGGACGAATGAATACTTACAGGCACACAATATTACACCTGTAAATTGGTGCGAAGGTGAGGAATAACTATGGAAAAAGAGAAAATGATTCAGTTAATAGAACAAGAACTCGTTTCTGCAGATAAGTCCACATCAGAGGTAGAATTTGAAAAGCATATGTATGCGATTTATAAATTGACGGAATTGATTGCTACCGATAAAAGCGGACAACGTTCACAACATACTGATTTATATGAAACACCAAGTTCTACGGAGTTAGCAGCTACACAACCCTCACAACAGCAAGTTTCTAAGAATCAGAGTATTTCTGATGCAGAACTGAAAGCGATGGGGGCGAAAGTACCATCTAAGTCAGCTCAATCCCATTCTTCGTCAGATATGACGACATCGTCTAACCTTAAGACGGACGATGGCATAGGTAATGGAGATTCAATTTTTGATTTCTAATAGAGAAAGGATAATCATATTATGATGAAA comes from the Staphylococcus hsinchuensis genome and includes:
- a CDS encoding uracil-DNA glycosylase, whose translation is MEWSEVFHEITSQHDFQEMHDFLEKEYTTQVVYPDRENIYQAFDLTPFEDIKVVILGQDPYHGPNQAHGLAFSVQPNAKFPPSLRNMYKELEADIGCCRVSPHLQDWAREGVLLLNTVLTVRQGEAHSHRNIGWEVFTDAVIKTISEQLNNVVFILWGKPAQQKIKLIDQTKHHIIKSSHPSPLSAHRGFLGSKPYSRTNEYLQAHNITPVNWCEGEE
- a CDS encoding DUF5327 family protein, encoding MEKEKMIQLIEQELVSADKSTSEVEFEKHMYAIYKLTELIATDKSGQRSQHTDLYETPSSTELAATQPSQQQVSKNQSISDAELKAMGAKVPSKSAQSHSSSDMTTSSNLKTDDGIGNGDSIFDF